A section of the Scylla paramamosain isolate STU-SP2022 chromosome 33, ASM3559412v1, whole genome shotgun sequence genome encodes:
- the LOC135089715 gene encoding 26S proteasome non-ATPase regulatory subunit 14 translates to MDRLLRLGGGLPSLGQGPPPNDAPVPDTAEQVYISSLALLKMLKHGRAGVPMEVMGLMLGEFVDDYTVRVIDVFAMPQSGTGVSVEAVDPVFQAKMLDMLKQVGRPEMVVGWYHSHPGFGCWLSGVDINTQQSFEALSERAVAVVVDPIQSVKGKVVIDAFRLINPNMMVLGQEPRQTTSNLGHLQKPSIQALIHGLNRHYYSIPIKYRMNEREQQMLLNLHKKSWMEGLMLQNYNEHSSLNEDTVKEILSLATAYNKSLEEEEKMTPEQLAIKNVGKLDPKRHLEDKVEVLMTSNIVQCLGAMLDTVIFK, encoded by the exons ATGGATCGCTTGCTTCGTCTGGGAGGAGGATTGCCATCGCTGGGACAGGGGCCACCACCTAATGATGCCCCTGTGCCTGACACTGCCGAACAG GTGTACATCTCGTCACTAGCACTGCTCAAGATGCTTAAACATGGGCGTGCTGGTGTCCCCATGGAGGTGATGGGTCTCATGCTGGGCGAATTTGTTGACGACTACACAGTGAGGGTCATCGATGTCTTTGCCATGCCTCAGAGTGGAACG GGTGTGTCTGTGGAGGCAGTAGATCCAGTGTTTCAAGCCAAGATGTTGGACATGCTGAAGCAGGTGGGACGGCCAGAGATGGTGGTGGGATGGTACCACTCTCACCCAGGTTTTGGCTGCTGGCTTTCTGGGGTGGACATCAATACTCAACAGAGCTTTGAGGCGCTGTCTGAACGtgctgtggcagtggtggttgaCCCCATACAGTCTGTTAAGG GCAAGGTAGTTATAGATGCTTTCCGATTGATCAATCCAAACATGATGGTTCTTGGACAGGAACCAAGACAGACAACTTCTAACCTTGGCCACCTTCAGAAACCTTCAATCCAG gcCTTGATCCATGGGTTGAACAGGCACTATTACTCAATCCCTATTAAATATCGCATGAATGAAAG AGAACAGCAGATGCTCCTGAACCTACATAAAAAGTCCTGGATGGAGGGACTCATGCTTCAGAACTACAATGAGCACAGCAGCTTAAATGAGGATACTGTCAAGGAGATTCTCAGTTTAGCCACAGCTTATAACAAG AgcttggaagaggaagaaaaaatgactcCAGAACAACTTGCTATTAAGAATGTAGGAAAGCTGGATCCCAAGCGCCATCTAGAAGATAAGGTTGAGGTGCTCATGACCTCTAATATTGTTCAGTGCTTGGGGGCCATGTTAGACACAGTTATTTTCAAGTGA